One Thalassotalea sediminis DNA segment encodes these proteins:
- a CDS encoding autorepressor SdpR family transcription factor, with the protein MSDAFQALSSPVRRKILALLKEKNLTAGEISNEINVAKSTLSGHFNVLKAADLVTTVRQGTTIYYSLNTSVVEDLMAGLLSLFGKDQQENDTAKVKEK; encoded by the coding sequence ATGTCTGATGCATTTCAAGCGTTATCGAGTCCCGTCAGGCGAAAAATACTCGCACTGCTCAAAGAAAAAAACCTTACTGCAGGTGAAATTTCAAATGAGATAAATGTCGCAAAATCGACACTATCAGGACATTTTAATGTATTGAAAGCTGCAGATTTAGTAACAACCGTGCGGCAAGGGACAACGATTTATTATTCGTTGAATACTAGCGTTGTTGAAGATTTAATGGCCGGATTGCTTTCTCTATTTGGCAAAGACCAACAAGAAAATGATACAGCTAAAGTAAAGGAGAAATAA
- a CDS encoding ABC transporter ATP-binding protein, with product MLEIKGLSKTYDNGVHALNNVNLSIPKGMFGLLGPNGAGKSSLMRTISTLQEADEGSITFDGIDVFADPQQLRQRLGYLPQDFGVYPRISAYDLLDHMAILKGISQKGERKEAVEGLLAQTNLFQHRKKAVSGFSGGMRQRFGIAQALLGDPDLLVVDEPTAGLDPEERNRFHNLLVSLGEEKVIILSTHIVEDVSELCPNMAVLASGQILLEGNPILLTDKLGGQIWRKTVTQQEAEEIEQNMPVISKRLFAGKTIIHVMAEQAPEGFEAAPANLEDVYFSTLHAHRNAA from the coding sequence ATGCTAGAAATCAAAGGTTTGTCAAAAACATATGATAATGGTGTACATGCACTGAACAATGTAAACCTATCAATTCCAAAAGGAATGTTTGGTTTACTTGGGCCAAATGGCGCAGGAAAATCTTCATTGATGCGCACAATATCAACGTTACAGGAAGCTGATGAAGGCTCGATCACCTTTGATGGTATTGACGTGTTTGCCGATCCTCAACAATTACGACAACGGTTAGGGTATTTACCACAAGACTTTGGTGTATATCCTAGGATCAGTGCTTACGACTTATTAGATCACATGGCAATCTTAAAAGGTATTAGCCAAAAGGGTGAGCGTAAAGAAGCGGTAGAAGGCTTACTAGCGCAAACAAATTTATTTCAACATCGAAAAAAAGCTGTGAGTGGTTTCTCTGGTGGTATGCGTCAGCGATTTGGTATTGCGCAAGCATTATTAGGCGATCCTGATTTATTAGTTGTTGATGAACCGACAGCGGGTCTTGATCCAGAAGAACGTAATCGATTTCACAATCTACTGGTTAGCTTAGGGGAAGAAAAAGTCATTATTTTATCTACGCACATCGTTGAAGATGTCTCTGAGCTTTGTCCGAATATGGCAGTGTTAGCTTCTGGTCAAATATTACTTGAAGGTAATCCTATATTACTGACGGATAAACTGGGCGGCCAAATTTGGCGTAAAACAGTAACGCAACAAGAAGCTGAAGAAATAGAACAAAATATGCCTGTTATTTCAAAACGATTATTTGCGGGTAAAACGATTATTCATGTTATGGCTGAACAAGCACCAGAAGGTTTTGAAGCAGCACCAGCAAACTTAGAAGATGTCTACTTCTCGACATTACACGCTCATCGTAATGCGGCTTAA
- a CDS encoding M1 family aminopeptidase: MFAKMFLFEWRYYTRQPSFIVTSAIFFLLTFFATVSDNVQIGGGGNVLYNGPYSIAQTLVIMGIFAMFLVVNYVASTATRNDTTKMAEILYSKPINPISYQLGRFFGSFAMVATVFAFVPLGILLGTVIGGLAGWVDAERLGATNLTYYFTAYFYLALPTLLVLSCMFYAVAIRFRSMMAVYLIAVGFFIAYTVAGQLFSDPEYRTIVALADPFGVNTFGEVTRYWTMHDKNNTAVELTGVLLENRIIWLIASVVIMAVFGGFTRKVSLTQPKANKKEKQKVEENSDSALANRVDYKSQGITTGAHLWLRIKFEIKQVIFSAPFLVLGAFTVFALVAPLIDPRAMFGTPNWPITQSMIQLISGSTGLLMLIVLTYYSAEIVWRERNSGMGDIVDSMPVNNITFWLSKIIAISLVLALLYVFGISVTVLNQIIRGYDNFEFSQYFIRLGYVNLVPLIMTAVLAFFLQVLSPNKYIGMLLFVLYIISTLVISSFGFSHNMFQFSGSPQVFYSDINTYGHFLTAHSWYMLYWLGATIILAALTYALWHRGPAQPLKTRFSKVGYYLGSKGKVAIGLGLAIFVASGAYIHYNTRVLNEYVIQEDRHDLQAEYEKQYVAHKDDELPMITKTHAKVDIYPAKRRIEAVAEITVKNTTDTNIERFLVSKPRFSKKWDVVIAGGKLKDVDAKFDTAWFEFDKPLAPGESRTGQLIAHRSHQGFSDGNNDFMLVENGTFINNFELFPAFGYRQDWQLVDRHERRKRELDPIERANKLEDSRYYNESFFGKGVGFIDFEATITTSEDQFAIAPGYVQSEKVEDGRRTYHYKMNAPMVNFYSIMSAKLEAKKEQYKGIDIEIYYHKDHHMNVDRMIESVKDSIDYFTQEFGPYQHQQMRIIEFPGYRSFAQSFANTVPYSERIGFITDLRDPENIDPVYYVTAHEVAHQWWGHQVGAANVQGSAIISESLSQYAALMVMEKKYGPEKIRKFLKYELDRYLRGRSVEAIEEMPLFRSENQQYIHYRKGSVVMMALKDRLGEEKLNKALADFLTEFKYQSTPYPTTLDLMAYIKQDADEQEKQFISSLFEHITLYDLKTTNVEVTDRDDGKFDVTITVDAAMLTADGQGIETEKEFSDMIDIGLFSADPEDLSAEELVQYLEKHEIKSGENVIKLTVDEKPKYVGVDPFVRLIDRDSADNIYRL, from the coding sequence ATGTTTGCAAAAATGTTTTTATTTGAATGGCGATACTATACTCGTCAACCTTCTTTTATTGTTACAAGTGCGATCTTTTTCTTACTGACATTCTTCGCAACTGTTAGCGATAATGTGCAAATTGGTGGTGGCGGTAACGTTCTATACAATGGGCCATACTCTATTGCGCAAACCCTAGTTATCATGGGGATATTCGCCATGTTTTTGGTGGTTAATTATGTTGCAAGTACTGCAACCAGAAATGACACTACTAAAATGGCTGAGATCCTTTATAGCAAGCCAATTAATCCAATTAGCTATCAACTAGGTCGTTTCTTTGGATCTTTTGCTATGGTTGCAACAGTGTTTGCTTTTGTGCCATTAGGGATACTTTTAGGAACGGTTATTGGAGGTTTAGCAGGCTGGGTGGATGCAGAGCGATTAGGCGCCACTAATCTTACTTATTATTTTACCGCGTATTTTTATTTAGCCTTGCCAACCTTACTGGTTTTATCTTGCATGTTTTACGCAGTCGCTATTCGTTTTCGTAGTATGATGGCTGTCTATTTAATTGCCGTAGGCTTCTTTATTGCCTATACCGTTGCAGGACAACTATTTTCAGACCCTGAATATCGTACGATTGTTGCACTGGCAGACCCTTTTGGTGTCAATACCTTTGGCGAAGTAACGCGCTATTGGACCATGCACGACAAAAATAATACGGCCGTTGAGTTAACCGGTGTTTTGCTTGAAAACCGCATAATCTGGCTAATTGCAAGTGTTGTAATTATGGCAGTTTTTGGTGGATTTACCCGTAAAGTGTCACTCACACAACCAAAAGCGAATAAGAAAGAGAAGCAAAAAGTTGAAGAAAACTCTGATTCAGCACTCGCTAATCGTGTTGACTATAAAAGCCAAGGTATTACAACTGGGGCTCATTTATGGTTACGGATTAAATTTGAAATAAAACAAGTGATATTCAGTGCACCATTTTTAGTACTTGGCGCCTTTACCGTATTTGCTTTAGTTGCTCCGCTTATTGATCCTCGGGCAATGTTTGGCACACCAAACTGGCCAATCACACAATCAATGATTCAATTAATTTCGGGATCAACCGGATTATTAATGCTGATTGTCTTAACATATTACAGTGCTGAAATTGTATGGCGTGAGCGTAATTCAGGCATGGGTGATATTGTTGATTCAATGCCAGTAAATAACATCACATTTTGGTTATCGAAAATTATTGCCATCAGTTTAGTGCTAGCGTTGTTATATGTTTTTGGTATTTCAGTTACCGTGCTCAACCAAATAATCAGAGGGTATGATAATTTTGAATTTTCACAATATTTCATTCGACTAGGTTATGTGAATCTAGTGCCGTTAATAATGACTGCGGTATTAGCTTTCTTTTTACAAGTACTTAGCCCGAATAAATATATTGGGATGCTATTGTTTGTGCTGTATATCATTTCTACGTTGGTAATAAGTAGCTTTGGTTTCAGTCATAATATGTTTCAGTTCTCTGGATCACCGCAAGTTTTTTATTCAGACATAAATACTTATGGCCATTTTTTAACAGCCCATTCTTGGTACATGCTTTATTGGTTAGGTGCAACAATTATCTTAGCCGCGTTAACGTATGCATTATGGCACAGAGGACCTGCTCAACCGCTAAAAACGCGATTTAGCAAAGTGGGTTATTACTTAGGTAGTAAAGGTAAAGTAGCAATAGGCCTTGGTTTAGCGATATTTGTTGCTTCAGGTGCTTATATTCACTACAACACGCGTGTCTTGAATGAATATGTGATCCAAGAAGATCGTCATGATCTTCAAGCAGAATATGAAAAACAGTATGTTGCTCATAAAGATGACGAATTACCAATGATCACTAAAACGCATGCAAAAGTTGATATTTATCCTGCTAAGCGTCGAATTGAAGCCGTTGCTGAAATTACCGTTAAAAACACCACAGATACAAACATTGAGCGCTTTCTTGTGTCTAAACCACGATTTTCAAAAAAATGGGATGTGGTAATAGCTGGAGGCAAATTGAAAGATGTTGATGCTAAATTTGATACTGCATGGTTTGAATTTGATAAACCATTAGCGCCAGGTGAAAGCAGAACAGGGCAATTAATTGCGCATCGTTCACATCAAGGTTTCTCTGATGGTAATAATGACTTTATGCTTGTTGAAAATGGAACGTTTATTAATAATTTCGAGCTATTTCCCGCATTTGGTTATCGCCAAGATTGGCAATTAGTAGATCGCCATGAACGTAGAAAGCGCGAACTTGATCCAATTGAACGTGCAAATAAGTTAGAAGATAGTCGTTACTATAATGAAAGCTTTTTTGGCAAAGGCGTTGGCTTTATCGACTTTGAAGCGACAATTACGACAAGTGAAGATCAATTCGCTATCGCGCCGGGATATGTGCAAAGTGAAAAAGTCGAAGATGGCCGTCGAACGTATCATTATAAAATGAATGCGCCAATGGTGAACTTTTACTCGATAATGTCTGCCAAACTTGAAGCTAAAAAAGAGCAGTATAAAGGCATTGATATCGAAATTTACTATCATAAAGACCATCATATGAATGTTGATCGCATGATCGAATCAGTAAAAGATTCAATTGATTACTTCACGCAAGAGTTTGGTCCTTATCAGCACCAGCAAATGCGTATAATTGAATTTCCAGGTTATCGGTCATTTGCGCAAAGCTTTGCGAATACGGTGCCGTATTCAGAGCGAATTGGTTTTATTACCGATCTACGCGATCCTGAAAATATAGACCCAGTGTATTACGTTACTGCTCATGAAGTTGCTCACCAATGGTGGGGACATCAAGTAGGCGCCGCTAATGTTCAAGGCAGTGCTATTATTTCTGAATCATTATCGCAGTACGCTGCATTAATGGTGATGGAGAAGAAATATGGCCCAGAGAAGATTCGTAAATTCTTAAAGTATGAATTAGATCGATACCTGCGTGGCAGAAGCGTTGAAGCGATTGAAGAAATGCCGTTGTTCCGTAGTGAAAATCAACAGTATATTCACTATCGCAAAGGATCTGTTGTGATGATGGCATTGAAAGATAGATTAGGTGAAGAAAAATTAAATAAAGCACTGGCTGATTTTCTAACTGAATTTAAATATCAGAGCACACCATATCCTACAACGCTTGATTTAATGGCGTACATTAAACAAGATGCTGATGAACAAGAAAAACAGTTTATCAGTAGCTTATTCGAACATATCACGCTTTATGATCTTAAAACGACAAACGTTGAAGTTACTGATCGTGACGATGGAAAGTTTGATGTAACTATTACGGTTGATGCAGCAATGCTAACAGCTGATGGTCAAGGTATAGAGACTGAAAAAGAGTTCTCAGACATGATTGATATTGGTTTATTTAGCGCAGATCCCGAAGATCTTTCTGCAGAAGAGCTGGTGCAATATCTAGAAAAACATGAAATTAAATCTGGTGAGAATGTGATTAAATTGACTGTTGATGAAAAACCTAAGTATGTTGGCGTTGACCCATTTGTTCGATTAATTGACCGAGACAGTGCGGATAATATTTATCGTTTGTAA
- a CDS encoding DUF1624 domain-containing protein, with translation MTSNTHIDSPYQESLKSTPNAIKKRLVSIDILRGLVMLLMLVDHVRERFFYHHNVADPMILDETDTSLFFTRISAHFCAPVFVFLTGLSAWLYAHPSNGNQRSAQSFLLKRGLFIIFVEITLINFSWFGDYNALYLQVMWAIGLSMVALAIVTKLPHWLIGCLGFIIVFGHNALAFIHFQPNELGYTLWTILHDRGFIFTGESFKVKASYPVLPWIGVILLGYFIAPIFSSHINAQKRTSTLILCGISCILLLLVLRGFNIYGETLPWVSGVNWLESLKSFINYTKYPPSLDFLLFTLGIALLLLATLEQANNSITNAIAYFGGAPMFFYILHLYVLLVSYRVLVSMFGTNKGEYWGVDSIWQIWCIAAFLAILLYWPTKKFGVFKRKSNAAWTKYL, from the coding sequence ATGACATCAAATACTCACATTGATTCACCCTACCAAGAGTCATTAAAATCAACACCTAATGCTATTAAAAAGCGCCTCGTATCGATCGATATTTTGCGAGGGTTAGTCATGTTGCTCATGTTAGTCGATCACGTACGCGAACGATTTTTTTATCATCACAATGTTGCCGATCCAATGATCCTCGATGAAACAGACACAAGTTTGTTTTTTACCCGGATCAGTGCGCATTTTTGTGCCCCCGTATTTGTATTTTTAACGGGATTATCTGCATGGCTTTACGCCCACCCAAGTAATGGCAATCAACGTTCAGCCCAAAGCTTTTTACTTAAACGCGGGTTATTTATAATTTTTGTCGAAATAACCTTAATTAACTTTTCTTGGTTTGGCGACTACAACGCACTTTATTTGCAAGTAATGTGGGCTATTGGCTTAAGTATGGTTGCCCTTGCCATAGTTACTAAGCTACCTCATTGGTTAATTGGTTGCTTGGGCTTTATTATTGTATTTGGGCACAACGCGTTAGCATTTATTCACTTTCAGCCAAACGAACTTGGTTATACACTTTGGACTATTTTGCATGATAGAGGTTTTATCTTTACTGGCGAGTCCTTCAAAGTAAAAGCGTCATACCCCGTATTACCTTGGATTGGCGTAATCTTACTGGGTTACTTTATTGCACCAATATTTTCTTCCCATATTAACGCTCAAAAAAGAACATCTACCTTAATACTTTGCGGAATTAGCTGTATTTTACTGCTACTGGTATTAAGAGGGTTTAATATATATGGAGAAACGCTACCTTGGGTTTCTGGTGTTAATTGGCTTGAATCTTTAAAATCTTTTATTAACTACACTAAGTATCCTCCTTCTCTAGATTTTCTACTGTTTACCTTGGGGATTGCATTATTACTACTTGCCACTTTAGAGCAGGCGAATAACAGCATAACGAACGCTATAGCGTACTTTGGTGGCGCACCAATGTTTTTTTATATCCTCCATTTATATGTGTTATTAGTGTCATATCGAGTATTAGTATCAATGTTTGGCACCAATAAAGGTGAGTACTGGGGAGTAGATTCTATTTGGCAAATTTGGTGCATTGCCGCATTTCTAGCGATACTACTTTATTGGCCAACGAAGAAGTTTGGAGTCTTTAAAAGAAAAAGTAATGCAGCATGGACAAAATACCTTTAA